ATGGAATAGCCGCTTTCGCAGACGAAACTGGAGATGAAAATGAGGTTGGCGGTGAGGCTGGTCCACTGAAACTCCGGACGCCAGACACCGTTCAAGAGGGCCACCCCGGTGATGCCCAGCACGAAACCGGCCCAGCGGCGCCAAGGTATATGTTCTTTGAGCAGCAGGGCTGCAAGCAGCGAAGTAATCAGCGGTTCGAGAGCCATCAACACGGCGCTGTTGCCGGCTCCGCCCAGGGCATTGCCGAGGACTTGCAGACGCTGGCCAACGCAGAAGACCAGCATGCCCATGACGGCGGCGCGCAGCCAGTCCCTGCCTTGCAGGGGCGGGCCGGGCAGCCAGCGCCATAGAGGAGCCAGCGCGAGCGTGGCGAGCAGGAAGCGAAGCGTCACGATGCCGCCCGGCTCCAGCCAGTTGCCCAACGCCTTGTTGATGGGCAGCGTGGCCGCCCAGCAGACGTTGAACACCACCATGATAAACAGATGCGTCAGCCGCATAATCCGCCGCGCGCAAACTTGCCGTGGCGGCATGATTTGGCAAGGCAAATGCAAGGGCAGGCCATGCCCACGAGGCGGGGAATGGGCGGGACAATTAACTGGGTGGATTGGGCCATTGACGCATCCGAAGGGGACGAGGTGCTGTGCGGCTTGCGCGCGGGAGAGGCTTGAGTTATGGTAAAACCGACACCCGCGCCAAGAGGGGCGGGGTGTGAACGACACCTATGGCGAAAGATTATTACGTCATTTTGGGCGTCGGACCAGACGCGGGACAGGAGGAAATTCGCAGCGCTTTCCGGCGGCGCGCGCTGGAGACGCACCCGGATCGTTTCGGCGCAGACCCTGAGCCGTTCATCGAACTACAGGAGGCCTACCGCATTTTGAGCAATGAGCGATTGCGGGCGGCCTATGATGCCGAGCGCCGCCGGCGTCGGCAGCAACGACAGGCCACGGCTGAACCCTTGCGTCGGGCGCGGCAGGCGGAGCCTTTGCGGGCGGCGGCGGAGGAAGGCATAGATTTGAGTGAAGCTTCGCTGACGCAATCCTTCCGCACTTACCAGCCGTCCTTCGAGGATATCATGGGGCGGTTGTGGCGGAATTTTTA
This is a stretch of genomic DNA from Fontisphaera persica. It encodes these proteins:
- a CDS encoding DnaJ domain-containing protein yields the protein MAKDYYVILGVGPDAGQEEIRSAFRRRALETHPDRFGADPEPFIELQEAYRILSNERLRAAYDAERRRRRQQRQATAEPLRRARQAEPLRAAAEEGIDLSEASLTQSFRTYQPSFEDIMGRLWRNFYGAEHPKAEQVEQLVVDIPITPAQARWGGQVRIMIPAQHVCPTCEGERHIGGYPCFRCGGVGVIVKETPVYASYPPQVVNHYLAHIPLESLGISNLYLTVRFCVTEQAE
- a CDS encoding DMT family transporter, whose product is MPPRQVCARRIMRLTHLFIMVVFNVCWAATLPINKALGNWLEPGGIVTLRFLLATLALAPLWRWLPGPPLQGRDWLRAAVMGMLVFCVGQRLQVLGNALGGAGNSAVLMALEPLITSLLAALLLKEHIPWRRWAGFVLGITGVALLNGVWRPEFQWTSLTANLIFISSFVCESGYSILGKPVAQRAGSARILATALVAGTLANVLYDGGSTWQAAHKLPWQAWAGLAFMALVCTVLGYTAWLWVIKETPVSLVVLTIFVQPLAGVPMAAYWLGESLHWGQLWGVLVIGAGLVLGLVEWPERRRVPLSKAALEN